ATTCTATTTTCACCATCATAATCAATATCTGACGAAGTAACGACGAACTTTGAATCACTGTCTTCTAGAATTTGGTTGATTCTGTTTTTAGGATAATTCGGATCAATCGGGATGAATGCAGCCCCTGCCTTAACGATACCTAAAACAGTGGCAATCAAATCACTGTTTCTCCTCATCATGAACATTACCCTGTCTTCGACATTGACTCCATTTTTGATTAAACCATTGGCGATTTTATTTGCCTTTCTGTTTAATTCACCATATGTCAGTTCACCATCCTCTGCATAGAGTATTGTTTTTTGAGGATTTTCGCTTGCAATATTTTCAAATATCTTATTTACCAATCCCTCATTTGCAAGCTCTATCTTAAATCCTTCATCCAATTCCAAATTCTCACGTATTGAAATATCTTTAAGCGGATCATCTTCTGATGAGAACCTATCCAATAACACATCCATAGCATTTAAAAACGCTTCCATCAATTCTTTTGAATAGAATGATTCATCATAGCTGATGTTAATGTTGCCGCTTTCAAAATTGAATACCAATTTGTAGTCTTTTTTAGCATATTCATCGATGACGAACAATATTTCGCTTTCAAAGTTTAATTTTTGATTGTTTAAAAGTGGATAGTTGTTATATTCCTCAAAATATTGTTTAAAATCGTCCAAGTATTCTTTAACAGTCAAATCAGTGTTGAAGTGATATCCTGCAGCAACACGATTATAGGCGATTAAAATATCCTTTGAAAATGAGAATTTGGTTAGATTATATAGGAAAGTTGCAAGCAAAAATTTCTCTTTAGATAACCTATATCTGTTTGCTAAATTCTTTAATTTATCAATGTCAATTGATTTAGATATTTTCTTAAAATTAATTTTATCCCCATTAACATCTGGGGAAATGGCAGTTGGATTATCAAATGAGTTAATCAAATTATTATAATAGTTTTCAGCTTTGAAGAAGTCAACGACGTTTATGTTATAATCCTTGCATTTTTTGGAGGAATCTTCATAAACCTGCTTTGCCAAATCCTTAATGCCTTCTGCAATGAGACCTATTTCCTTTGAGTTGAAACAGGACTTGTCGTATTCAATGAATATTGATTGCAATCCATTTTTATCCGAATAATTCTTGTTTATCCTGAAATGAAGAGGGAATTTGATGTCCTTTTGAAGTGTTAGGAATTTTGAATCATAATTTGTGGAATTTGATACGATTGAAATCATTGAAATGCAATCCGGATCAATTCCAACGTTTCTTAAGTCAGTTGTATACTCACTGAATTGCAGTTTTGCATGAGACAATCCTTCTTTTAGAACTGCTTTTGAATAGGCCAGCAAATCATCAAATGTCAACTCCTCGTCATATTTCAATCTTAAAGGAATTGTATTTACAAACATTCCAAGGGCATCATCCTGGCCGAAGTATCTTCCATGGACAGATGTATTTAAGACCAAATCTTTAAATAGCTCGTTGCCCTTTTTAGATTTTGCGAAATACAAAAAGTTAAGTGCTAGTGCTGTAACGAACGGGGAATATTCAAAATTCGGCGTTTTATCTAAAAGAACTTCCAAATATCCGAGTTGAGAGTCATCAAATGAATACCAATCCTGAGAATAATCTTTTAAGGCATCCAACCAATATTCTTTATCAACATTAGCCTCATCCGAATTTAAATAATCAATTTCCGCATCGACATAAGTTTCATAAGAATAATCAATCGGGACGTATTCCTCATCATTTTTTACACAATCGATATATTTTTCAATTTCCTGCGGAACGATTGAAAACAGAGAGGTTCCATCAAGCAAAATGTGTTGAACAACCCCTATGAGAACTGCTGAAGAAGAAGTTTTTAAGACGGCCCATTTATATAATGGAGAATCAAAAACATCATCAAACGGCTTATCCAAATAGTCCTTGATAAACTCATCAAGGTTTTCATCATTTACTTCAAATGTTTCAACATTCACATCAACATCATCAGCATAATATTGTTTGAAATCACCGTTTTCATCATATTTAATCTGCAAGTTTAAATATTCCCGACAAATGGTTTCAATAGCTGAATTCACATACTCAAAATCATCCAAATCATAATCTTTCCCAAATTTAAGATAAAAAGAATCGTTATTTGGATTGTTCAATTCTGAGAACAATAGCATTTTCTGTGCAGAAGATAAATTATACATAACTACTAAATCCTCCAAATTCTCCTATTATTTATAATTTCTATTAAATAAAATATTTAAAAGTTAACAAATTAAATAATATAATATACAAAAATAGTTTTGAGGATTACTATGAACATTGAAAAAAAATATAATGAAAAAGAATTGACCTTATCTGTTGATGGCCGTATTGATACTATAACCTCACAGGACTTGGAAACTGAAATTAATGCAGAAATGGGCAATTTCGATTCCTTGATAATGGATTTTACCGGTTTGGAATACATCTCAAGTGCAGGGCTTAGAGTATTAATTGCAACCCAGAAAAAACTAAAAGCCGACAATATCCCATTTGTTATTAAAAACGTTAATGATACTGTCAGCGAAATATTCAGGATGTCCGGTTTTGATAAAATATTAAAGATAGAATGAATTCAATAACCCTTAAGCCAGAATTAAAAGAGTTATACACAATAAATGAGTTTATCTCAAATAAACTATCTCAAGAAAACCTTCAAGTTAATTTAATTGTTGAAGAAGTTTTTGTAAATATTGTACACTACTCAAAAACCGATTTTATAACTGTTAATGTTGAATATGACCATCCAATATTAACATTGGAGTTTATTGACAATGGAGTCGAATTCAATCCTCTCCTAAAAGAAGACCGCGAGGCTCCCCAAACAATTGAGGACGCCCCAATTGGCGGGCTTGGAATCTTTTTAACCAAAGAACTGTCTGACGATTTAGACTACGCCAACATTAACGGTGAAAATCACTTAAAAATAACTAAAAAAGTGGAATGATGAAAACCAAACTAAGAAACATATTGATCCCATTCATAGGTATGTTTATTGCTTATTTTGCTTCTAACAGCGATATTTTTCTTGAAATGGGAGTAAGTATCCCCCATGTAGGCCTATTATTTGTTTTTGGATTAATATTTGGCCCATATGGTTCTTTGGGTGCCGTGGCTGCAAACATAGTAATCGATCTTCTAAACGGATATTTCCCTATTGAAATACTACCATCAGCCATTTTTAGTTTTGGAGTTTCATATTTATCCTATAAACTCTGGTACACCAGTTTTAGAGGCCATAAAATTACAAAACCAAACTTAGATAATTTTTACCATGTCCTCCTATTTTTATCAATTATAATAATCTGCGGATTTATCTATTCAGTAGTCCACGGTAATTTAATCTATGTTTTATTTGACATGGATTTAGACCAATATATCACTGTTTATTATTTTATGAATTTTATAAATATTGCATTTGTCTTTGGGATAATATTCATCTGGTTATCTAAAAAGATTGATTTTGTATACACTCCAGAACCATCCAAAAGACCATTCAATAAAAGATTATACCAGATAATATTCTGCCTATTATTACTTGTTTGCCTAATTTCCATGACAACATTAGTATTGGACATAGATTCCCATATCATATATGCAGAATTAATATCAATCGGAATCTTATTATTTGCATTTTTAACAAAACCGGTTGAAAATAAAGTAGAAGAAAATGAAGAGAATACAATAGTCACTAAGATTGTGAATGTCTTTCTAACAACGACACTACTTATTGCCATTATCGGAATAATAATCTCCCTTTTTAGTTATGGGTTTGTGGAAAGCTTAGACACAGGCAATGAAATGAATCTCTTCATATATCTGATGCCTTTACTCATAATTAGTGATGCCCTCATAATATTATTCTTTATTCCAGGAATAGTTATTTTAAAATACATTGAAAATAAGGTAATCAAACCGATTTCATCATTTTCAGAAATTGAAAAATTTATCAAAGAAGACGAAAAAATCGAAACCGAAGGACTGGTGGAAATCTATTCAAAGTACATCAATGAACAGAATGAAATCGGAACCCTTGCACGCTCCTACACCGATTTAATTAATCACAACAACCAATATATTGAAAATATCCATGAGATTGAAGGTGAAAAAGAGCGCATAAAAGCAGAACTTGATATCGCAACAAAAATTCAGGCTGCAAACCTGCCGACTGAAGCCCTCATAAATGATGATTACATTGTTAACGGTTACTCACATCCTGCAAAGGAAGTTGGAGGGGACTTCTTTGATTATTATGAGATAGATGACGATAATTTGGCTATTGTAATCGGTGATGCATCAGGAAAAGGCGTTCCAGCCGCACTGCTTGCAACAATTACGCAGGCGATACTGCAACAATTGCTCAAACATGAAAAAGACCCTTCCAAAGTGTTATATCTATTAAATAATCAGCTAGCTGAAAATAATTCCGAATCCATGTTCATTACATTATGGCTTGGAATTTATAATAAAGCAACCAAAAAACTAACATTCTCAAATGCAGGACATAACCCTCCATTAATAAAAGAAAATGATGAGTTCAAATACTTGAATATTGATACTGGAATTGTTTTGGGAATAATGGAAGATTATGAGTTTGTATGTGAAGAATTAACATTTTCAAAACAATTAGTTGCATATACCGACGGAATAACAGATGCCAACAATAAGGAAAACGATATGTACGGTGAAGACAGGCTCCGAGACTTCTTTAATGGATTTAAATTAGACACCGACCCGATAAAGCCTCTTTTAGATGACATCAATGACTTCACCAAAGGTGCGGAACAATTTGATGATATGACATTAATATACTTAAAGATAGAATGATAAAATTTGCCTTTTGTGATGTTGATAATTTAGATTTAACCAAAGCCTATAATCTATTGCCCAAAAGCAGGAAATCAAAAGTGGACAATTTTAGATTTGAAAAAGATAAAAAGCTTAGTGCTGGAGCATATCTACTATTGAACAAATTACTAACTGAAGAAGGCATCACCCAACCTATTTTTAAAATTGGAAGATATGGCAAGGCATACATATCCAACCATGAAAACATTTATTTTAATTTGAGCCATTCAAGCAAATTAGTCGCCTGTGCGGTATCCGATGGGGAAGTTGGAGTGGATGTCGAAATGATAGATCCTGCAATTGACTTGAACATAGCCAAGCAATACTTCTACAATAAAGAATATGAAAGCATAATGAACTCAGACAACCCCCAAGACGAATTTTTCACATACTGGGTTTTAAAAGAAAGCTATATGAAATACACTGGCCTGGGCTTTAATCTAAAATTGGACAGCTTTGAAATCATCATCAAAGATGAAATCAAGCTCAAAAATGATGAAAACAATATAAAATTTAGCCTATTCAACATCAATGATTACAAATTGGCAATAGCTTCCAAATACGATGTTGGAAAAATCATGGAATATGACATTAATGATCTAATTTAGATAAAAATGCTAAAATTAGAAATATTTAATATGAACCCTAATAAATAATTTAATATACAAAGAAAACCAAATTATCCAAAATATTGGTTCGTGATGAAAATGTTAGGTTTAAAAAGTAAAAATATTGAAAATGAAGATATTAAAAATCCCCCAAGCGATGATGCATATCCACTCATTGCAACAGTATTTGCAAATAAAAAATTGAGCAAACCTAAAATAGCCATAAATTCTTTATCACTTACAATTCTCGATTTAATTAATCAAGAGCAAATTAAATGTGATATAGATTGGGAAAACCCACATGAAATAGGTAAAAATCTTTCAGAAGAAGATGTGGAAGTCATGAAAAACATCACCCTTAGACTAGCAAATAAAGGAGAGCTAAAAACTTCAGAAACCTTAGCTATCAACCTACTGAAAAGAATGAACAACTCAAAAAAATTCAACTTGAAGGATATGCTGAAGAAAAGCAAAAACTCAGCAATAGCCAATAACTTCCAGGACGATTTCATAGAATTTAAAAATGCTTTGGAAAATGAAAACAATTTTACTTCAAAAGATTATAAAGACATTTTAGAAAATGGCAAATTTACATCTAAAGGAAAAGAAATCAAAAAAGAGTGGAAAACCTTCCAAGATTATCTTAAATCAGAAGAACTAAGTGAAAAATATCCTCCAGAATCAATCGAAGAAAATGCCGAGCAAATAATTTTGGCGGCATGCTTCAACATTGAAAAAGAGGCATTGAAATCAAGAGAAAATAACTCTAAAATATCTGATTTCATTGACAAGGACGGATATAAAATGTTAAACATTATATTTGATAACACATTATCCAATGTTACTGAAAAACGCAAAGGAGACGGAATATTCTACGGAATAAATGACAAATATACTATTCCGGGAGGAGGATAATAAAAAGCAACTTATTTTGTTGCTTTTTTCAATACCCCCAGTATTCCCATTTCATTAATCATTGATTCCAAACCTAAAAGGATAATGGCTACATCACCAACTAATTACTCAATTTTTAAAGGCAAATCCCCAATCACATTGGCTTTCTTATAAATGGCAACGGTATCTTCAAGCCTTACCCCGAATTCACCTTCCAGATATATGCCTGGCTCAACTGTTATGACCATGCCCTCTTCAATTACCGTTTCATCACGAATTGAAAATCCGGGAGTTTCATGAATATCAAGACCTAAACTATGGCCTGTTGAATGAATGAATCTATCACCATAACCATAATCGGCTATGATGTCCCTTGCAACCTTATCAATTTCGATGCATTTAAGACCTGGCCTGATGGCTTTAATCGCCTTATCATGCGCTTCAGCGACAATATCCCAAATTTCTTGTTGTTTTTCATTATAGACAATGGTTCGAGTATTATCAGAGCAATATCCTTCAAAAATCGCTCCCCAATCTATTAAAATAGGTTTTTCTAGCCTCTTAGCTTGAGGTATTGCATGAGGTAAGCTTGAACTGGCCCCACTCGTTACGATTGTGTCGAATGATTCCTTTGAGGCCCCATTTTCTATCATCAATCTGACCAAATCAAAAGCTATTTCCTTTTCAGTGTTTTTATTGTTCAAAATATCCAGCTGTAAAAATGACTTTTGAGCAATTTCTGTCGCTTTTTTGATTTTTTCAATTTCCAGTGTTGTTTTTATCATACGTTGCTTGTCAATGTATGTTTTTGAATCGATTGTAAAGTCATCCTTAAGCTTTTCATAGCTGCCGAACGGCAAACTTGGCTCGATGGCCAAATTCTTGATTCCTTCACTTTTTAGCTCCTTAATCATCACATCCATTGATTCGTATTCTTTAACTTCAAGAGAGGAATTATTTTTAGCAATCTCCATATCCATGCTGGAGACATAAATAATAGGTTCCTCCTTAATTACACAAAATGCAAAGCTGGTTGGCCTATAATTTGAAATATATTCAACATTAGTGAATTTTGTAAGCAAATAAGCTTGAACATTATCTTTTTTTAAATCATTTATGATATTTGTTACATGTTCATCCATAGTTAATATTAGAAAAAACTTTATATATAAAATTAGATATTTTAAAATCATGATTAAATTTACAGCTAGTGAAGTAAGAGATTTAATAATTGCATTCATCGTTATTTCCCTATGTTTCGGAATTGCAAATACCGGACGTGATATGAATGCCTTAGCCCAAATACTTCCACCAATTATGGTTGGCGTAGGTCTTGGCTTTATATTACATGAACTCGGACACAAATTTGTATCAATGAAATACGGATACTGGGCTGAATTCAAATTATGGCCACAAGGGTTGCTATTTGCACTCGTTACTTCATTTTTCGGATTTGTATTTGCTGCACCTGGCGCAGTTTACACATATGCAAATTACATGACCGATGAAATAAACGGGAGAATATCAATTGCCGGACCTATTGTAAATATCGTGCTTGCATTAATATTTCTTCTTATTGCAACATGGGTCTATCCTACTGCCTTCTATTCACCAACAGCACGGTTAGTCTTTGTAATCTGTTCACTAGGTTATTCCATTAATAGCTTTTTAGCTGCATTCAATTTGCTTCCGATAGGTAATTTAGATGGATCTAAAGTGTTAAACTGGAATGTTGGAATTTGGATTGCCACAATAGGAATCGCAGGAATCATGACCCTGTTGTACATGACAATAGGTGTTGAAAATATTGTTAGATTAATCATAGGATTTTAAGATGACGGAAGAGATTACATATTTTGAAGGAACTCATAGGGTAATAGCTCCGAAGAAAACGATTGAGATTACCCAGGATAAATTAAAGACAGCAGGAATAACCCGTATTGCAGACATCACCGATTTGGATAGGATTGGCCTTCCGATATACACTGCCATTAGACCAACCGCTGAAGAGGGCGGAGTCAGCATCTATGGTGGGAAAGGAATTTCTAAAAATCATGCCAAAGCATCAGCAATGATGGAAGGTTTTGAAAGATATTCCGCTGAAAGGCAAGATAGCGATGAAGTTATTGTTGCCAGCCCATCCGAGATTTCTGAGTTTGGCGAGTTCATCGAACCTGAATCATTGAATCTTCCAAAAGAACTTGAAAAAAAATGCATTAATGATTTGAGATTAGAATGGAGCCTATCGCATGATTTGATATCAAATAAAGATTATTATGTTCCGACAAATGCTGTTTTTCACCCATACACACATGAAAATGATATAACCAGTTTATTTAAATCAAATACCAATGGCCTTGCTTCCGGAAACATACTGGAAGAATCCATATTGCATGGGATGTTTGAAGTAATTGAAAGGGATGCCTGGAGCATCTTTGAGCTGACACATAAAAATTATGCCCAAATTGATACAAGCAGTATTGAAAGTGAAATCGTCAATGATACCATCGATAAATTCGAATCCGAAGGCATTAATATTAAATTAATGGATTTCACTGCAGACATTAATGTTCCGACAATTGCCGCTTCAGCAGATGACACAGTAACAAGAGATGCTGGACTCTTAACATTGGGAATGGGAACTCACCTAGACCCGGAAGTTGCAATTTTAAGAGCCTTAACAGAAGTGGCTCAAAGCAGAGCGACTCAAATCAATGGCGCTCGTGAAGACACTGTCAGAGCGGACTTTGCTCGTGAAGCAGGCTATGAGCGAATGAAAAGAATCAATAAATATTATTTCAAAGAGGAAGAAGAAAAGATTAGCCTATCAGATATCGAAAATAAGGCCACAACATCAATAACCGAAGATATTGAAATTGTTAAAGAAGAACTAATATCCAATGACATTAGCAAAATTTTATACACCGACCTTACAAGACCTGAATTGGACATTAGCGTTGTTCGCGTCATTATTCCTGAAATGGAAATTTATGCAATCGATCCGTCTAGAGCAGGTTACAGATTTTTAAAAGTAAGATAAAATGACAAAAATAATTATTTATACAGGACTATCAATCCCATTTAGCGAAGCAAAAGAAATTTTAGACTCCGATGACAATAATGAAGTAATTTATAAAAGACCAATTCAGAGAGGAGATTTGAACTTGGCCTTGAAGGAAAATCCCGACATTATCGGAATAATCGATGGAGTATTCCACCAAAACTCCGCCGTTGGCCATAAGGAAATTTTAAACGTGATTAAAAAAGGCGTTAGGGTTTATGGAGCTTCAAGCATGGGCGCTTTAAGGGCATCAGAGCTAGATACATTAGGAATGACTGGAGTTGGTTATGTTTACAACCAATATGCAACAGGAGAAGTGGATTCCGATGATGATGTTGCAGTGATGCTTGACTCAGAAACTTTAGAAGCGCTTTCAGAACCATTAATCAATATGAAATATGTTTTTACAAATGCCGTTGATAAAAATATCATTACCGAAACGGAAAAAGACGAATTGCTTGCAATTGCCAAAAAAACATTTTATCCCAAAAGAAATTATGCTCAAACATTGAGCGCATCAAATCTGGACAATGATAAAAAGGACAAACTCATTGATTTCATTCGCAAATCAGCAGACATTAAAAAAGAAGATGCAAAAGAATTACTTGAGTATATTAAAAATGAAGCATAATTCTAATTTTTAATTAAGTGATGTAGATATCCCACAACATTTCATTGAGATTTTTGATTAAAATTAATTAAAACAAAATCCCCTTGAAATAAATGATAAAAATAAGATAAAGGTATCGATTTAATTAATCGAATATCAATGTTAATGAAAGCATTTCCGCCATCGTCAAACATTATAAAATTAAGTTATCAAACTCACCTATTCATTTCCTGATATTTTTTCAAAACGATGTCTGGAGTTTCAATAGTTTTTTCAATGGTTTTAAAAATTTCATTAGTTTCGTGATCTTCGGAAACTTTTGTCAAGCCTTTTAAAACCAATTGTTTGCCATCAATCTTAAAACCAGTGTTGTCAGCCTCTATTTCTATTAGATTGATTTCAATTTCAGAAGCGTTTTCCAACTCATCATTAGCCTTAACCTCATATTTGAGTTTTAACTCCTTATGAGGCATCAACTCGTTGATGGTTCTCTTTATCACTGATTCAAACAGCTCCAAAAATTTCACGGCAGGAGGCAACTCATTAGCCCACCAATAGGTAAGAACAGAGTTGAGGACTATTTCATGTTCGACAAAATCATCATATAATCTTGCACGAACTCCAACGGAACTGTCATCAACTACTTTAATCACCAATACTGGACTAACAGCCATCATATCACAGTTATTCTACTAATGCCTTAATTAAATCGCTAGCTCTTACAAGACCGACTAAATCACCTTCAACGCCGATGACCGGAATTTGTTCGATGTTTAAGGATTTCATTTTTTTAGCGCAGTCTGAAACTTTGGTTTTGGAGTTAGCCACTTCAACATTGCCCACTGCAACATCACATACTACTTTATCAGTGAATTTCAAATGATTTTTCTCAATGTATAAAACAGAAGTGCTGTCCCATGACCATTTATCTCCTTCAGTACCAACAGTGGAACTGTGTTCACTTCTTTCAGAGATAATTTCGATTTCAGAGATAAAATCAGTTTCTGTTAAAATTCCGGATAATTTAGCATCATCATCTAAAGCCAAAATGGATTTTAATCCGAATTGATTCATACTTTCAAAAGCTACATTTAATGGAGCTTTTTCCCAAGTGGTTGGAACAGTGGTAATCATATAATTTTCAACAGCATCATCAACAGTAATTTTAGTTAAAGCTTTAGATACCAAGTCAAATGAAGTGATGATTCCAACAAGTTCCCCATCATCATTTACAACAGGAACTCTTCTTACGTCGTTTTCAATCATCTTGCGAGCTGCATCAGTTACGTCATCTCCAGGATTGACAGTAACTAAATCTCTAGTCATCAACATTGCAATTTGTTCTTCATCAGGATTATTAATTAAATCAGAACGAGTTACTAGTCCTACTAAAATATCAGTATCTTCTTTAACAACAGGAAGCACTGCTTTGTTTTCCTTTCTCATTAAGTCTAAAACTTTTTCTCTGTTACCTGGAACAGAAACGCTTACTACATTTTTAGACATAGTTCTTTTAACTAACATAAAAACACCTTTATTAACAAATAAATATAAAATTTACAATACCTTAATGAATAACGAGCACTGCACATTTAGCCGAATTTACAACTTTATCTGCTACACTGCCCATAATAAATCTATCGAAACCGGATTTACCGGAACTACCTATTACTATTAAATCAACTTCTTCTTCTTTTGCCACTTCTAAAATACATTTAGCCGGAGACCCTTCTTTAACGATGTGATTGATTTTTAAATTATCTTCATTTAATTCATCGAATTCTTTAAGGTTCTCTTCTGATCTTTCTTTTAAGAGTTGATTTAACTGGTTTATTTCATCATCTAATGGAAGTCCGTTAACAAAATTATTTTCTGTGACACTCACAGCGACTATTTCAGCCCCAGTAACCTTGGCTAAAAACAAGGCATGTTTTTGAGCTTTTTTTGCAAATTCTGATCCATCGGTAGGGACCAATATTCTTTTATACATCATTAACATCTCCCATAATATATAGATTTATATCCATGATATTATACAATACATTTTTTATTAATGATATATAATATATTTTTCGTTTCGCAACGATTACATATATTAAGATGTGGGTCTTTAGAAAAAGATTTAAAAATAATTAATTCCGCAAAATCGCCCTCATTTATGTACGACTTTTGTACCACATTATTAATCTCATGACTGCAGACATTTGTTGTTGCCATCTGCAATAACATTGCAGGGTCAATGTAACTTTTATAATAAACTGACATCAATTTCAAGCTAAATTCCAACTCCCTAAGCATGTTCGGAGAGTTTAGCATGACATTATCACTTCCAATCAATGGACGGATGCCCAAGTTTAACATTTCATTTAGCTTGCATACCCCAACATTCAATGCTGCATTGGCCCTTGGACAAACGACAACATTTGAAGAGGAATTCTTAATCAAATCCAAATCATCATTTTTCGGATTTGTAACATGGACCAACTGAGAAAAGTTAGCGTCAACACCTTTTTCAATTTCGGTTTTGTTGCATTTTTCCAATGATTCAATTTGGTTTTTTTCGGATTCCGCTACATGAATTGAAGAAATCTTACCCTGCTTACTACATTCATCAACTATTAATCTGGCCACTTCATCTGTAATTTCACCAAACCCGCTTGGAGCTATTCCATCAGCAACCTTTAGAATTTTGCGAATAGCTGTTTTGACTTTTGACAAATCAGGATCATCGCCATAAAAGCTATCATCACGACCCAAAATAACTGGTTTGATTGGGATATCCCTGCTAGCTTCTTTTAGAAGTTTGATGCCATGAAGGCCACCTTCACGATAATCAATGAAATGAGTGGTTCCGGAGTTTACCATATCCCACATTGATGATATCATTGCCCCAATCATCTCATCATCCTCAGCATTTGCCAAAGCCTTATGTTTAACTCCATTAGGCGGCTTGACCATTTCACTTAATGACAAACCGTAACCCTCATCCTTAATAATTGAGTCGCCAATATGAATGTGGCCATTTATAAAAGAAGGACAAACAACAGCCCCATCAACATCGATAATCTTGCCTTCAGACAAATCCTTTCCGATTTCTATAATCCTGCCGTCATCAACGACAATGTTTTCCTTTGATGAAACCAAATTTTGACCTTTCAATATAATTCCATTTGCTATAGTAAACATTAATGGAAATTCTAATTTTTTTTATTTATAAAATTTATCCTAATCAATTAAATTTATTTAATCATAAAAGATAATATTAACTAAGTAATTTGCAACTTTTTTATAAAATATTCAAATCCCAACTTCATCGTTTCATAAGTAAAGGAGATGATTTACATTAACTCTCAAGAGATAAGATACTTCTACAGGAATATAGTAAAAACTGGCGATGTATATAGAGTTAAACATAATAATAAAGACTATGGAGAGTTCAGTAAATTATCAGATGCATTATATGAAAGGGATGCA
The Methanobrevibacter sp. DNA segment above includes these coding regions:
- a CDS encoding TfuA-related McrA-glycine thioamidation protein, whose protein sequence is MTKIIIYTGLSIPFSEAKEILDSDDNNEVIYKRPIQRGDLNLALKENPDIIGIIDGVFHQNSAVGHKEILNVIKKGVRVYGASSMGALRASELDTLGMTGVGYVYNQYATGEVDSDDDVAVMLDSETLEALSEPLINMKYVFTNAVDKNIITETEKDELLAIAKKTFYPKRNYAQTLSASNLDNDKKDKLIDFIRKSADIKKEDAKELLEYIKNEA
- a CDS encoding CBS domain-containing protein, whose translation is MLVKRTMSKNVVSVSVPGNREKVLDLMRKENKAVLPVVKEDTDILVGLVTRSDLINNPDEEQIAMLMTRDLVTVNPGDDVTDAARKMIENDVRRVPVVNDDGELVGIITSFDLVSKALTKITVDDAVENYMITTVPTTWEKAPLNVAFESMNQFGLKSILALDDDAKLSGILTETDFISEIEIISERSEHSSTVGTEGDKWSWDSTSVLYIEKNHLKFTDKVVCDVAVGNVEVANSKTKVSDCAKKMKSLNIEQIPVIGVEGDLVGLVRASDLIKALVE
- a CDS encoding universal stress protein, whose amino-acid sequence is MYKRILVPTDGSEFAKKAQKHALFLAKVTGAEIVAVSVTENNFVNGLPLDDEINQLNQLLKERSEENLKEFDELNEDNLKINHIVKEGSPAKCILEVAKEEEVDLIVIGSSGKSGFDRFIMGSVADKVVNSAKCAVLVIH
- a CDS encoding amidohydrolase family protein, producing the protein MFTIANGIILKGQNLVSSKENIVVDDGRIIEIGKDLSEGKIIDVDGAVVCPSFINGHIHIGDSIIKDEGYGLSLSEMVKPPNGVKHKALANAEDDEMIGAMISSMWDMVNSGTTHFIDYREGGLHGIKLLKEASRDIPIKPVILGRDDSFYGDDPDLSKVKTAIRKILKVADGIAPSGFGEITDEVARLIVDECSKQGKISSIHVAESEKNQIESLEKCNKTEIEKGVDANFSQLVHVTNPKNDDLDLIKNSSSNVVVCPRANAALNVGVCKLNEMLNLGIRPLIGSDNVMLNSPNMLRELEFSLKLMSVYYKSYIDPAMLLQMATTNVCSHEINNVVQKSYINEGDFAELIIFKSFSKDPHLNICNRCETKNILYIINKKCIV